In the genome of Crassaminicella thermophila, the window TATATAAGATTCTAATTTTTCCATATATTCATTTGGCTGTATTTCTCCATTAGCAACCATCATCAATCCTTTTTCCCAACTTGCAGTCAATGCTGGATTTAATAATGAAGCAATAGACTGAGAAACTACATCATAAATCATTTCTCCCATTTGTGTAGGTGTTAATATTTGCGTTTTTTTGTTTAACTTAATATACCCAATCTTTTGCAGCTTTTTTAAAATTTCAGCCCTAGTAGCACTAGTTCCGATTCCACTGCCCTTAATTTGTTCTCTTAGTTCTTCATCTTCAATCAATTTACCTGCATTCTCCATTGCTAAAATCATAGAACCTGAATTATACCTCTTAGGTGGTGTCGTTTCTGATTCCTTAATTATTAAATCATAAATCTTTACCTTCTGTCCCTTTTTCAATTTTTTCAGTGTTTCTATATTATTCACTTTATTAGCTTTGCCTTGATTAAATATTTCTAAATAGCCTTCTTCTATGCATACTTTTGAAGATGTAAAAAACCGCTCTGATTTTATTTTTGTTGTGATAGATAGCTTACTAAATACTGCTGCTGGATAAAAAATTGCCAAAAAGCGTCTTACTACTAATAAAAATATATGTTTCCCATTATCTGATAACTTATTAAAGTTCTCTAGCCCAACTCCTGTAGGTATGATGGCGTAGTGATCTGTAATGGCTTTGTCATTAACATATTTTGTTTTTTCTAACCCTTTAAATAAATCCTCCTCCAATATTTTTTGAATAAAATGATCAATTTTCTTATCTTCCTTTTCCAAATTACAAAGCCTATTCATGTTTTTAAGACCTTTTATATTTTTATGAATTTCCTTTGCTACAGCCTTTGATAAAACTCTTGCATCTGTTCTAGGATACGTAAGCATTTTCTTTTCATATAAGCTTTGTACTATTTTTAAAGTCTCATCTGGACTTAATTTTAATTTTTTTGAACAATCATTTTGTAATTCTGCTAAATTGTATAAAAGTGGAGGATTTTTCTTTTCCTTTTTCTTTTTTATTTCCTCAATAATTGCTAGCATTTCAGAATTATCCTTTTTTAGATCATGGATAAATTTTTCAGCCTCTTTTTTCTCCTTAAATCCAACATCTTTAAATAATAGATTTGACATATAATAATGAGATCCTTCCACAGCTTTCCATTCACCATCATATTCAAGAGATTCCTTAAACTGAAAGTTAGAAGCAATCTTATAATAAGGTGTTTTAACAAATTCTCTAATTTCTCTTTCTCTTCCTACAATCATACCAAATACACAAGTCATTACTCTACCAACTGCAATCACTACATATTTTTTACCTAAATAACTGCTAATGATTCTGCCATAGATCAGGGTCAATAATCTTGAAAAATTTATCCCTATCAAATAGTCTTCTTTTGCTCTTAAGTAAGCTGAATCTGATAGTTTATCATATTCTGATAAAGGTTTTGCATTCTTTACCCCTCTTCTGATTTCTTCTTCCGTTTGTGAATCAATCCATACCCTTTTTTTCATTTTATCTTTTACGCCAACCATTTGGTCTACTAATCTGTAAATGTATTCCCCTTCTCTTCCTGAGTCGGTACATACATATATAGTAGATATATCTTTTCTTTTCATTTGTTTTTTTACAATTTCAAACTGTTTCTTTACATTTTTTATTATTTCATACTGATATTCTTTCGGCAAAAATGGAAGATCCTTCAATGACCACTTTTTGTATTTTTCGTCATACTTTTCTGGATAACTCATATTAATAAGATGCCCAACACACCACGTAATCACTGCATCATCAGATTCTATAAATCCATTATTCTTTTTCCCTTTTATATTTAATGCTTTTGCAAATTCTACTGCAACACTTGGTTTTTCAGTTATAAATAACGATTTACTCATATTAACAATTCCCCTACACTATAATTTTTTGCTAACAAATTAAATTCTTTAACTAGCTTTTCTTTTTGTGCTTTATTAAGCTTTTTAAATTGATATTCTCTTTTCATAGCTTCTCTTTTACTTTTAAATTCCTCAAAATATACTAATTTAACTGGTAATCTAGCCCTAGTATACTTACTACCCATTCCTTTGTTGTGTATCTCAACTCTTTTTTTCGGACTTGTCCCTTTTGTATATCCACTATATAAAGAATTATCACTGCATCTTAGCATATAAGCAAAGTACATTTTATCACCTCTTAATTTATATTCTCTTATTTCTTCATATTACATCATTTCTTTTTAAGTAACAACCTGTCTACAAAGAACATAAATTAATTATTAAAAAAGAAGATATTTTTAGGAGGAGCAATACTATGCAAACGCTTCAAATTCTTCAACAACTATT includes:
- a CDS encoding DNA topoisomerase, whose product is MSKSLFITEKPSVAVEFAKALNIKGKKNNGFIESDDAVITWCVGHLINMSYPEKYDEKYKKWSLKDLPFLPKEYQYEIIKNVKKQFEIVKKQMKRKDISTIYVCTDSGREGEYIYRLVDQMVGVKDKMKKRVWIDSQTEEEIRRGVKNAKPLSEYDKLSDSAYLRAKEDYLIGINFSRLLTLIYGRIISSYLGKKYVVIAVGRVMTCVFGMIVGREREIREFVKTPYYKIASNFQFKESLEYDGEWKAVEGSHYYMSNLLFKDVGFKEKKEAEKFIHDLKKDNSEMLAIIEEIKKKKEKKNPPLLYNLAELQNDCSKKLKLSPDETLKIVQSLYEKKMLTYPRTDARVLSKAVAKEIHKNIKGLKNMNRLCNLEKEDKKIDHFIQKILEEDLFKGLEKTKYVNDKAITDHYAIIPTGVGLENFNKLSDNGKHIFLLVVRRFLAIFYPAAVFSKLSITTKIKSERFFTSSKVCIEEGYLEIFNQGKANKVNNIETLKKLKKGQKVKIYDLIIKESETTPPKRYNSGSMILAMENAGKLIEDEELREQIKGSGIGTSATRAEILKKLQKIGYIKLNKKTQILTPTQMGEMIYDVVSQSIASLLNPALTASWEKGLMMVANGEIQPNEYMEKLESYIRKNTQKVLRLNNYSNLFNTFSSIPSTSITQKKEKRKINNALGDCIACKDGQILENSKAFYCSNWKNGCKFTVWKNNLEIYGQKVTDKMIKELLTEGMIKNINIVLPQTHEKCIALLTFRNDKSGALELKNVTRIE
- a CDS encoding GIY-YIG nuclease family protein; its protein translation is MYFAYMLRCSDNSLYSGYTKGTSPKKRVEIHNKGMGSKYTRARLPVKLVYFEEFKSKREAMKREYQFKKLNKAQKEKLVKEFNLLAKNYSVGELLI